A segment of the Paracoccus suum genome:
CCCTGCCGCGGGGTCAGTCAACGGGGGCGAGGCCGATGGCCACCGGGTCGATCGACAGCGCAGGCGGAGGCGCAAAAGTGACCAGCGAATCCGCGGCCCGCGCAGCCGCCCGGTCGACGCCGAACAGCGAGACCGCGCCGAACAGGATCACCGCCGCGCTCGCGCCCAGCAGCAGGGCCTGCCAGGTGCCCATGCGGGTGGTCGCCGGGTCGTTTTCCGAGCCGAAGTACATGTAGTAGACGATGCGCAGGTAATAATACGCGCCGATGACCGAGGCGATCACGCCCAGCACCGCCAGCCAGCCCATGCCGGCCTGCAGCGCCGCGCTGAGCACGCCAAACTTCGCGAAAAAACCCAGCATCGGCGGCACGCCAGCCATGCTGAACATCAGTACCAGCACCGCCAGCGCCTGGAAAGGCTCGTCCCGCGCAAAGAGATTCAGGCTGGCGATGTCGGTAACCGGCCGGCCGTCCCGCTCGAGCGAGAGGATGAAGGCGAACGTGCCGACGTTCATCGCTGCATAGATCGCCATGTAAAGCAGCATGGACTGCACGCCATCGGCGGTGCCGGCGGCGAGTCCAATCATGGCAAAGCCCATATGGGCGATCGAGGAATAGGCCATCAGCCGCTTCAGGTCACGCTGGCCGATGCCGGCAAAGCTGCCCAGGAACATCGACAGCACGGCGAGCATCGCGACGATCTGGCCCCAGTCCGCCGGCACGGCGCCAAAGGCGCCGAACAGCAGCCGGGCGATCAGCGCCATGGCGGCAACCTTGGGCGCGGTGGCGAAAAGCGCAGTCACCGGGGTCGGCGCGCCCTCGTAGACATCGGGCGTCCACATGTGGAACGGCGCGGCCGAGACCTTGAATGCGAGGCCCGAGATCAGGAACACCAGGCCGAACAACAGACCAACCGGCATGCTGCCATGCTGGACGACCTGCATGATGCCGGCGAACTGGGTCGTGCCGGCAAAGCCGTAGACCAGCGAGGCACCATACAGCACCAAGCCAGAGCTGAGAGCGCCGAGGACAAAGTATTTCAGGCCCGCCTCGGACGAGCGCTCGCTGTCGCGGCGCATGGCAGCCAGGACGTAGAGCGACAGCGATTGCAGCTCGAGCCCCATGTAGAGCGTCAGCAGGTCCCCGGCCGAGATCATCAGCATCATGCCGATGACTGCCAGCGTCACGAGGATCGGAAACTCGAACCGCATCAGGCCGTAGCGGACCAGGTAATTCGCGCTCATCGCCAGGACGGCCGCGGCAGACAGCAGCACCACGACCTTGGCAAAGCGGGCAAAGCCGTCATCGACGAACATGCCGTGGAAGGCGGGGTCATGCGGCACGCGGCTGGCGGTGATGACCGCGGCGGCAATCAGCGCGGCGGTAGTGATCCACAGCACTGCCGGGGCCACCGCGTCCTTGCCGCCAAAGGCACCGAACATCAGCGCCAGCAGGGCGAAGCCTGCGAGGGCGGCCTCGGGCAGGATGGTGGCTAGATCGAGCGCAGTCATCTCACCGCCCCTTTCAATGCGTGGCCGGGGCCGCGGCGGCCTCGGGTGCGGTGGTGGTGCCTACGGCAGCTTCGGCCGGCTGGCCGGCATGAACGTCGGCCAGCATGGCAGCGACCGACGGGCCGGTGATGTTGGTGATCACGCGCGGATAAAAGCCCAGCAACAGGGTCAGGGCGATCAGCGGAATGAACAGGAACTGCTCGCGCCTGTCCATGTCCATGATGGTGCGCAGCCCCTCCTTGACCAGCGCGCCGAGGGTGACCCGCCGATACAGCCACAATGCATAGCCAGCCGACAAGATCACGCCGCTGGTCGCGACCAACGCCACCCAGGTGTTGACGCGGAAGGTGCCGAGCAGGGTCAGGAACTCGCCCACAAAGCCGGAGGTGCCCGGCAGGCCGACGTTGGCCATGGTGAAGAACATGAACACCAGCGCGTAGATCGGCATCCGGTTCGCAAGCCCGCCATAGGCCGAAATCTCGCGCGTGTGCATCCGGTCGTAGATCACGCCCACGATCAGGAACAGCGCCGCCGACACGAACCCGTGCGAGAGCATCTGGAACACGGCCCCGTCGACGCCCTGCTGATTGAAGGTGAAGATGCCCATGGTGACGTAGCCCATGTGCGCGACCGACGAATAGGCGATCAGCTTTTTCATGTCGGTCTGCACCAGCGCCACCAGCGAGGTGTAGACGATGGCAATCGCGCTCATCCACAGCACGATCGGCTGAAAGATGGCCGAGGCGTCCGGGAACATCGGCAGGCTGAAGCGCAAAAAGCCGTAGCCGCCCATCTTCAGCAGGACCGCAGCCAGCACGACCGAGCCTGCGGTCGGCGCCTGAACGTGCGCATCGGGCAGCCAGGTATGGACCGGCCACATCGGCATCTTGACCGCAAAGCTGGCAAAGAACGCCAGGAACAGCAGGGTCTGGGTGCCGCCGAGGATGGTCCAGCCCAAGGCGTGCAGCGGCTCGGACGGGAAATCGAAGCCGAGCAGCGTCGGGATGTCAGTCGTGCCCGCCATGCGGAACATCGCGACCATTGCCACCAGCATCAGCACCGAGCCGAGGAAGGTATAGAGAAAGAACTTGAACGCCGCGTAGATCCGGTTGGCCCCGCCCCAGATGCCGATGATCAGGAACATCGGGATCAGCCCGGCCTCGAAGAACAGGTAGAACAGCACCAGATCTAGCGCGGTGAACACGCCGATCATCAGCCCCTCCAGCACCAGGAAGGCGATCATGTAATCCTTGACGCGGGTCTGCACCTGCCAGGCCGACAGGATCACCAACGGCATCAGCAGCGTGGTCAGCATCACGAACAGGATCGAGATGCCGTCTACGCCCATCTTGTAGCGCAGGCCATAGATCCATGGCCTATCCTCGACGAACTGAAAGGCGGTGTTGGCCGGATCGAACCCCAGCAGCACCACCAGCGAGACGAGGAAGGTCGCAGTGGTCGCGATCAGCGCCAGCCATTTCGCGTTGCGACCGGCGCCCTCTTCGTCGCCGCGCAGGAAGACGGCAAGGATCAGCGCCGCCACGATCGGCAGGAAGGTGATGATGGACAGAAGGTTCGTCATCTTACTGCGCGCCTCGCATCGTCACCCAGAGAAGCAGGGCGACGAGGCCCAGAACCATGGCGAGGCCATAGTGGAAGATATAGCCGGACTGCAACCGCTGCGCGCCGCGGGTCAGCCGCGGGACCAATCCCATCGCCACACCATTGATCGCGCCGTCGATCACACGGCCATCGCCGCCGCGCCACAGGCTGCCACCCAGCCAGGCCGCCGTGCGCACGAACACCGCGTTGTAGAGTTCGTCGAAGTACCACTTGTTCAACAGGAATTGGTAGAGCGGGCGGACAGTGCCCGCGACGCGCCCGGGGGCTGCGGGATCGCGGATATACATCACCCATGCCAGAACCAGGCCGATCAGCATGGCGATGAAGGGCGAGACCTTGACCCAGGCCGGGCTGTGATGCGCCTCGTCCAGCACATGGCTGTCAGGGTGCATGTAGATCGCGCCGCCCACCGGCGCGGGGACGTGGGTGTTGACGGTGACGGCACCGACCTCGGGGGTGGGCTCAACCGCCTCTGTGGCGGCTGGCTCGGAGGCAGCGGGCTGCGCGGCGGGGCCAGCGGCAGCGGTCTCGGTGGTTGCCGCGACGGCGCTATCGGCCGCGGCCGGCTGCTCGGCGGGTGCGGCCGTGACCTCGGCGGCGGGCGCTGTGTGCTCCGCCGATGCTTCGGCATGGGGCATGTTGAAATAGGCTGCCACCTTTTCATGGCTGCCAAAGAACGGACCGTACCAGACCATCCCCGCCAGGATCGCACCGATCGACAGCGCGATCAGCGGGACGGTCATCACAGCCGGGCTCTCATGCGCATGATCGTAGGCATGCAGGCCGCCGTGATCGTCATGCTCGGCATGCGTCGCATGGCCGGTGCTGGAGGGCTGGACCTCTTCCTCGGTTTTGATCCCGGCGTCCCAGACCCGCTGCGGGCGACGCGCGCCAAAGAAGGTCAGGAACATCAGGCGCCAGGAATAGAAGCTGGTGAACAGCGCCGAGATGACCAGCAGCCAGAAGGCATATGCCGACCCCGAGGCAAAGGCGCTCTCGATGATCGCGTCCTTGGACAGGAAGCCGGCAAAGCCTATGGTTGTCAGCGGGATGCCGACGCCGGTGATCGCGAGCGTGCCGATCAGCATCGCCCAGAAGGTCACCGGGATCTTGTGCCGCAGCCCGCCATAGTTCCGCATGTCCTGCTCGTGGTGCATGGCATGGATGACCGAGCCGGCGCCAAGAAACAGCAGCGCCTTGAAGAAGGCGTGGGTCAGCAGGTGGAACATCGCCGCCGAATAGACGCCCGCGCCGGCAGCCACGAACATGTAGCCGAGCTGCGAGCAGGTCGAATAGGCAATCACGCGCTTGATGTCGTTCTGGACGAGGCCGACGGTCGCCGCAAAGAACGCGGTCGAGGCGCCGATGATCAGCACGAACTGCTTGGCCTCGGGCGCGAATTCGTAAAGCGGCGACATGCGGCAGACGAGGAACACGCCCGCCGTCACCATGGTCGCGGCATGGATCAGGGCCGAGACGGGCGTTGGACCTTCCATCGCGTCGGGCAACCAAGTGTGCAGCCCCAGTTGGGCCGATTTGCCCATTGCGCCGATGAACAGAAGCACCCCGAGCAGATTCGCCGCGTTCCAGTCGCGCCACAGGAAATGCAGCTGCGTATCGGCGATCTGCGGTACCTGCGCGAAGATCTCGTCAAAGCGGACGGTGCCGGTCAGCCAGTATATGCCAAAGATCCCCAGCAGAAAGCCGAAGTCACCGACCCGGTTGACCACGAAGGCCTTGATGGCGGCCGCGTTGGCCGAGGGCTTGCGATAGTAAAAGCCGATCAGCAGGTACGAGGCGACGCCCACCCCTTCCCAGCCAAAGAACAGCTGCAGCAGGTTGTCGGCCGTCACCAGCATCAGCATGGCGAAGGTGAAGAAGGACAGATAGGCGAAGAAGCGGGCCTTGTAGTGCTCGCCCTCGGTCCAGTTGTCGTCATGGGCCATGTAGCCCATCGAATAGAGGTGAACGAGCGCGCTGACCGTGGTCACGACAATCAGCATGATGACCGTCAGGCGGTCCACGCGGATCGACCATTCCGAGACGAAATCGCCCGAGGCGATCCAGTCGAACATCGGGATGTGCCGGGTCACGCCATCAAAGCTGAGGAACACGTACCAAGCCATCGCGGCGCAGGCGAACAGCACCGCGGTGGTCAGCACCTGCGCCGCCTTCTCACCGATCACGCGCCAGCCAAAGCCTGAGATCAGGGCCGCGACGAACGGCGCGAGGAGGATGAATTTTTCCATGACCTCAGCCCTTCATCACGTTGGCATCCTCGACCTCGATGGTGCCGCGGTTGCGGAAGAACACCACGAGGATGGCGAGGCCTATGGCCGCCTCGGCGGCGGCGACGGTCAGGATGAACATGGTGAACACCTGCCCCGCCAGATCGCCCAGATGGGTCGAGAAGGCGACGAAGTTGATGTTCACCGCCAGCAGCATCAACTCGATCGACATGAGGATGACGATGACGTTCTTGCGGTTGACGAAGATGCCGAAGATTCCGGTGACGAACAGGATCGCCCCGACGATGAGGTAATGGGTCAGGCTGATGGTCATCGCGCGTCGTCCCTCCGGTCCGTTGCCGGTCGTCTTTGGCGGCGCCCTGGCCGGGCGTCGATTTCAGTTCACGTCGTTCGGCGGTAGCAGCTATCCGGTAACGCCCCGCCTTGCGCGCGGGCGGTTGCCCGACGGGCGGCTGGTGCCATGATCGCAGCCGACATCACAGTCCCTGCCCTGGCTTGGGATCGGTCATCCGCATGGCCTTGGCCGGGTCGCGCCACATCTGTTGCAACACATCCTGGCGCTTGACGTCCTTGCGGTGGCGCAGGGTCAGCAGGATGGCACCGATCATCGCGACCAGCAGGATCAGGCCTGCGGTCTGGAACACCAGCAGGTAGCGGTCATAGAGGACCAGCCCCAGCGCATGGGTGTTCAGCGTGCTCGCGACGATCGGGACGCCGCGCATCGCCTCGGCGGTCTCGGCCGACTGCCAGGCGCCAAAGGCGACCGCCAGCTGCGCGAGGATCACGAGGCCCATCAACAGCCCGAGCGGCAGATAGCGCGCAAACTCGCCCCGCAGTTCGGCGAAATCGACGTCCAGCATCATCACGACGAACAGGAACAGCACCGCCACCGCGCCGACATAGACGATGATCAGCAGCATGGCGACGAACTCGGCCCCTTGCAGGACAAAGAGGCCGGAGGCCGACAGGAAAGCAAGGATCAGCCAAAGCACCGAATGGACCGGGTTGCGCGAGATCACGACCATGAAGCCGCCGACGCAGGCTGACAGCGCGAACAGCCAGAACGCGAATGCCATCATGCCTTGTCCTCCTCGGCATAGACCGCTTGGGCCAGTTCCAGACCCTTTTGCATCGCCGGAACGCCGGCGAACATGGCGCACTGGTAGATGACCTCTGCCACCTCGCGGCGCGAGGCACCGGCGGCGAGCAGGTGGCGGATCACCAACCGCACCTGCGGCTCGGCCTGGGCGCCTTGGATGATCAGGCCCGACAGGGTGACGATCAGCCGGGTCTTGGCATCCAGCCCGTCCCGGTTAAGGGTCTTGCCCCACCAAAGCTCGATCATCTCGGCGGGCATGGTCGGGATCAGCTTTTCAAAAGCCTTGGGATCCCAGGTTTCCAGCGCCGGATTGAAGGCACGCGCCATCTGATGACCCGACTCGGCCATCTGCTGGAAAAGCTTGGTGAACGCATCGTTGCTCATCGGTAGGGCGCGTCCATGGCGAGGTTGCGGGCGATCTCGGCCTCCCAGATATCGCCGTTCAGCAGCAGTTTCTGCTTGTCGTAGAACAGCTCTTCGCGGCTTTCGGTGGCGAATTCGAAGTTCGGACCCTCGACGATGGCGTCGACCGGGCAGGCCTCCTGGCAAAACCCGCAATAGATGCACTTGGTCATGTCGATGTCATAGCGCGTGGTGCGGCGGCTGCCGTCCTCGCGCGGCTCGGCGTCGATGGTGATCGCCTGCGCCGGGCAGATCGCCTCGCACAGCTTGCAAGCGATGCAGCGCTCCTCGCCGCTGGGATAGCGGCGCAGTGCGTGCTCGCCGCGAAAACGGGGCGACAGGGGACCCTTTTCATGCGGGTAGTTCAGCGTGGCCTTGGGCGCGACGAAATACTTCAGCCCGAGGCCAAAGCCCTTGATGAAATCCCACAGGAGGAAATATTTGGTCGCCCGCGCGTAATCTATAGCCATCGGGTAAGCTCCTCAGCCCTTTGCCTGCGCCAGCAACGCCTTGCGGCGGGCGGGCGGATAGACCGCCTCGAAATCCGCCTGCACTTTTGCCATCTCGCCCCCCACCTCGGCCGGATCGTCGCGAAAACAACCCATCAGCCCGTCCGCGGCGATCAGCAGCGGGCCCCATTTGGCGGGGTGGTCGTGCTTTTCGATGCGTTCGGCCGCGTAGGCAAAGCCGGTGGTGACCAGCGGCCAACGATCGCCCGAGGCCATCAGCGCCGCCCCGTCCGCGACCCCGGTCTGGGCATCGAGACCGGGCGCCAGGCGCACAAACTCATCGGCATAGCGCGCGCACTCCAGATCGGGTGCGCCCTCGGCCAGCGCCGGTCCGGCCGCAGCCAGCAGCGAAAGCGTCAGCGCGGCCCGGCCGGCGCTATGCCAGAGGGCGGTCATCAGCCAAGATCCCCGCGGCCATGCTCTGGGCGGGCAAAGCGGTCGAGCGCCGCAACCACCTGACGGACGGTCGCGTCGTCGGCGGACAGCCCGAATTCCTGCAGCTCGCGCGACAGGTAGTGCGCGAACTCGGCCTTTTCGGTCTCGCCTGCCGCGCTGAGGGCGTGGGCAATGGAATGTGCAGCCATGATCCTAACCTCCGGTTACAACGGTGCCGATCTGCGCCAGGTTGTCCCAGCGCGCCCAGGCACCATCCAGTACCTGGAACCGCGCCAGGAAGGCGACAATCACCACCCAGGCCAGCGACAGCGGCAGGAACACCTTCCAGCCGATGCGCATCAACTGGTCATAGCGGTAGCGCGGGACGATGGCTTTCACCATCGCGAACATGAAGAACCAGACCCACATCTTGGCCACCATCCACAGCGCGCCATCGGGAAGGCCGGGGATCGGCGACAGCCAGCCGCCGAAGAACAGCAGCGAAATCAGGGCGCACATCAGGAAGATGGCGATGTATTCGCCCGCCATGAACAGCAGGTACAGGGTCGATGAATACTCGACCATGAAGCCGGCGACCAGTTCGCTCTCGGCCTCGACCAGGTCGAAGGGGGGACGGTTCGTCTCGGCCAGGGCGCTGATGAAGAAGAGCGCCAGCATCGGCAGGTGCGGCAGCCAGTACCAGTTAAAGAGCCCTGCCCCGCCGCGCTGTGCCTCGACGATCGCGGTCAGGTTCATCGAGCCGGTCGAGATGATGATGCCGATGATGATGAGGCCGAGCGAGACCTCGTAGGAGATCATCTGCGCGGCCGAGCGCAGGCTGCCGAGAAACGGGTATTTCGAGTTCGAGGCCCAGCCACCCATGATCACGCCATACACCTCGAGCGAGGAGACGGCGAAGATGAACAGGATGCCGACGTTGATGTTGGCCATGACCCAGCCGGGCGCAAACGGAATCGCCACCCAGGCCAGCAGCGCCAGCATCATCGACAGGAACGGTGCCAGGAAATAGACGAACTTGTCGGCGCCCGCCGGCACGACGATTTCCTTGACGACATACTTCAGCGCGTCGGCGACCGACTGCAGCAGGCCCCAGGGCCCGACCACGTTCGGGCCGCGGCGCATCTGCACGGCGGCCCAGATCTTGCGGTCGCCATAAACCAGGAAAAGCAGCGAGATCATCACGAAGGCGATGATTCCCAGCCCCTGAGCCAGCATCAGCACAAAGGTGCCAAGCGGGGATGCCAGAAAGCCTGCCATATGTCCCTAACCTCTCATGCCGCGGGGATTCCGCGCGTCTCGCATTCGGCCAGCGTCGTGCGTGCCTCGACCACGCGCAAGCCCATCGGCTCTACCGCCGAGACTGCAAACACCGAGGCCACGCGCAGGCGTCCGTCCGCGTCTTGCTGAAGGGTGCGGACGTGACGGGCAAAGGGCGTCCCGTTCCGCGCGGCCCAACCGGCAAGCGCGCAAGTCGCATAGGCGAAGGCCGTATCGGCGTCCACCCCTCGCTTGAGGTCGGCGGTCACCTCGACCAGCCGCAGACGGTCGCGCGCGGGCGTTGGCTGTTTCTTGCGGGCCTTGCCGGCGATCTGCGGGGTATCGCCGGGGCGCAGTTCGGCGACGCTCGCGCCGAGGAAGGTTCCCGGTGGCGGCGGGGCGGCGCCGGGCTCGGCCTGTGGCAACGCCGGGGCGCGCTGGGACTGGAAATCCGCCTCGAGAATCTCTTGTGCACTCAGGTCGGGGAGGTCGGCGGCTTGCGTGTCAGCCGCGGGCGGCGCGACCTTGGCCAGCTGCGCCTCGCTGACGCCGAGCGCCCGCTGGCCCTCCCGGCTGCCCAGTGGGACGGCCACCACCTTGCCCTCGATGCCCATGATGAGGATTTCGCCCTTGCGGGTCGCCACCCGCGCCTTTTGCGGACGGCCGTCGGGGCCGGCGACCGCCGTCTCCAACGCATCGGGCTTGAGCCGGGGACGGCCATCGCTGGCGCCCTTGGACCCCTCGCCGCAAGCGGCGAGCGTCATCGTCCCAAGGCACAGGGTCAGCAGCGCGGTTCGCCCTGTCAGCCGACTCTGCATCCCCCGCCCCTGACCTGCAGCCTACTCGGCCGCGAGCGGGGGGAGGTGCCGCGCCGCCGCCATGGCCGCAAGCTCGGCCATCACAGGCGAGGC
Coding sequences within it:
- the nuoK gene encoding NADH-quinone oxidoreductase subunit NuoK; the encoded protein is MTISLTHYLIVGAILFVTGIFGIFVNRKNVIVILMSIELMLLAVNINFVAFSTHLGDLAGQVFTMFILTVAAAEAAIGLAILVVFFRNRGTIEVEDANVMKG
- the nuoN gene encoding NADH-quinone oxidoreductase subunit NuoN, with protein sequence MTALDLATILPEAALAGFALLALMFGAFGGKDAVAPAVLWITTAALIAAAVITASRVPHDPAFHGMFVDDGFARFAKVVVLLSAAAVLAMSANYLVRYGLMRFEFPILVTLAVIGMMLMISAGDLLTLYMGLELQSLSLYVLAAMRRDSERSSEAGLKYFVLGALSSGLVLYGASLVYGFAGTTQFAGIMQVVQHGSMPVGLLFGLVFLISGLAFKVSAAPFHMWTPDVYEGAPTPVTALFATAPKVAAMALIARLLFGAFGAVPADWGQIVAMLAVLSMFLGSFAGIGQRDLKRLMAYSSIAHMGFAMIGLAAGTADGVQSMLLYMAIYAAMNVGTFAFILSLERDGRPVTDIASLNLFARDEPFQALAVLVLMFSMAGVPPMLGFFAKFGVLSAALQAGMGWLAVLGVIASVIGAYYYLRIVYYMYFGSENDPATTRMGTWQALLLGASAAVILFGAVSLFGVDRAAARAADSLVTFAPPPALSIDPVAIGLAPVD
- the nuoI gene encoding NADH-quinone oxidoreductase subunit NuoI is translated as MAIDYARATKYFLLWDFIKGFGLGLKYFVAPKATLNYPHEKGPLSPRFRGEHALRRYPSGEERCIACKLCEAICPAQAITIDAEPREDGSRRTTRYDIDMTKCIYCGFCQEACPVDAIVEGPNFEFATESREELFYDKQKLLLNGDIWEAEIARNLAMDAPYR
- the nuoL gene encoding NADH-quinone oxidoreductase subunit L gives rise to the protein MEKFILLAPFVAALISGFGWRVIGEKAAQVLTTAVLFACAAMAWYVFLSFDGVTRHIPMFDWIASGDFVSEWSIRVDRLTVIMLIVVTTVSALVHLYSMGYMAHDDNWTEGEHYKARFFAYLSFFTFAMLMLVTADNLLQLFFGWEGVGVASYLLIGFYYRKPSANAAAIKAFVVNRVGDFGFLLGIFGIYWLTGTVRFDEIFAQVPQIADTQLHFLWRDWNAANLLGVLLFIGAMGKSAQLGLHTWLPDAMEGPTPVSALIHAATMVTAGVFLVCRMSPLYEFAPEAKQFVLIIGASTAFFAATVGLVQNDIKRVIAYSTCSQLGYMFVAAGAGVYSAAMFHLLTHAFFKALLFLGAGSVIHAMHHEQDMRNYGGLRHKIPVTFWAMLIGTLAITGVGIPLTTIGFAGFLSKDAIIESAFASGSAYAFWLLVISALFTSFYSWRLMFLTFFGARRPQRVWDAGIKTEEEVQPSSTGHATHAEHDDHGGLHAYDHAHESPAVMTVPLIALSIGAILAGMVWYGPFFGSHEKVAAYFNMPHAEASAEHTAPAAEVTAAPAEQPAAADSAVAATTETAAAGPAAQPAASEPAATEAVEPTPEVGAVTVNTHVPAPVGGAIYMHPDSHVLDEAHHSPAWVKVSPFIAMLIGLVLAWVMYIRDPAAPGRVAGTVRPLYQFLLNKWYFDELYNAVFVRTAAWLGGSLWRGGDGRVIDGAINGVAMGLVPRLTRGAQRLQSGYIFHYGLAMVLGLVALLLWVTMRGAQ
- a CDS encoding NADH-quinone oxidoreductase subunit M; this translates as MTNLLSIITFLPIVAALILAVFLRGDEEGAGRNAKWLALIATTATFLVSLVVLLGFDPANTAFQFVEDRPWIYGLRYKMGVDGISILFVMLTTLLMPLVILSAWQVQTRVKDYMIAFLVLEGLMIGVFTALDLVLFYLFFEAGLIPMFLIIGIWGGANRIYAAFKFFLYTFLGSVLMLVAMVAMFRMAGTTDIPTLLGFDFPSEPLHALGWTILGGTQTLLFLAFFASFAVKMPMWPVHTWLPDAHVQAPTAGSVVLAAVLLKMGGYGFLRFSLPMFPDASAIFQPIVLWMSAIAIVYTSLVALVQTDMKKLIAYSSVAHMGYVTMGIFTFNQQGVDGAVFQMLSHGFVSAALFLIVGVIYDRMHTREISAYGGLANRMPIYALVFMFFTMANVGLPGTSGFVGEFLTLLGTFRVNTWVALVATSGVILSAGYALWLYRRVTLGALVKEGLRTIMDMDRREQFLFIPLIALTLLLGFYPRVITNITGPSVAAMLADVHAGQPAEAAVGTTTAPEAAAAPATH
- the nuoH gene encoding NADH-quinone oxidoreductase subunit NuoH, which translates into the protein MAGFLASPLGTFVLMLAQGLGIIAFVMISLLFLVYGDRKIWAAVQMRRGPNVVGPWGLLQSVADALKYVVKEIVVPAGADKFVYFLAPFLSMMLALLAWVAIPFAPGWVMANINVGILFIFAVSSLEVYGVIMGGWASNSKYPFLGSLRSAAQMISYEVSLGLIIIGIIISTGSMNLTAIVEAQRGGAGLFNWYWLPHLPMLALFFISALAETNRPPFDLVEAESELVAGFMVEYSSTLYLLFMAGEYIAIFLMCALISLLFFGGWLSPIPGLPDGALWMVAKMWVWFFMFAMVKAIVPRYRYDQLMRIGWKVFLPLSLAWVVIVAFLARFQVLDGAWARWDNLAQIGTVVTGG
- a CDS encoding carboxymuconolactone decarboxylase family protein; protein product: MSNDAFTKLFQQMAESGHQMARAFNPALETWDPKAFEKLIPTMPAEMIELWWGKTLNRDGLDAKTRLIVTLSGLIIQGAQAEPQVRLVIRHLLAAGASRREVAEVIYQCAMFAGVPAMQKGLELAQAVYAEEDKA
- a CDS encoding NADH-quinone oxidoreductase subunit J — encoded protein: MMAFAFWLFALSACVGGFMVVISRNPVHSVLWLILAFLSASGLFVLQGAEFVAMLLIIVYVGAVAVLFLFVVMMLDVDFAELRGEFARYLPLGLLMGLVILAQLAVAFGAWQSAETAEAMRGVPIVASTLNTHALGLVLYDRYLLVFQTAGLILLVAMIGAILLTLRHRKDVKRQDVLQQMWRDPAKAMRMTDPKPGQGL